Proteins encoded together in one Astyanax mexicanus isolate ESR-SI-001 chromosome 10, AstMex3_surface, whole genome shotgun sequence window:
- the rpl27a gene encoding 60S ribosomal protein L27a gives MPTKTSKTRKLRGHVSHGHGRVGKHRKHPGGRGNAGGMHHHRINFDKYHPGYFGKVGMRHYHLKRNTVFCPTINLDKLWTLVSEQTRVNHAKKLDGPAPVIDVVRAGYFKVLGKGKLPKQPVIVKAKFFSRRAEEKIKGVGGACVLTA, from the exons ATG CCTACCAAGACGAGCAAGACCAGGAAGCTCCGTGGACATGTGAGCCACGGCCACGGTCGAGTGG GTAAACACAGAAAGCACCCTGGAGGCCGCGGTAATGCCGGTGGCATGCATCACCATAGAATCAACTTCGACAAGTA CCACCCTGGTTACTTTGGAAAGGTTGGCATGAGGCACTATCACTTGAAGAGAAACACCGTTTTTTGCCCAACCATCAACCTGGACAAGCTCTGGACTCTAGTTAGTGAGCAGACCAGAGTGAACCATGCCAAGAAGCTTGATGGCCCAGCACCAGTCATCGACGTTGTTCGTGCT GGTTACTTCAAAGTGCTTGGCAAAGGCAAGCTGCCCAAGCAGCCGGTCATCGTGAAGGCCAAGTTCTTCAGCCGACGGGCAGAGGAAAAAATCAAGGGTGTCGGAGGAGCTTGTGTACTGACTGCATAA
- the ric3b gene encoding protein RIC-3b, with protein MPAVLQLALLSVVALCVALLLQRAGVNNSSSSQESKAKGPAGHFPPMLHRKVAPEPARASGGHFSRAHNPEAIARAKGGTAAGGKSNLAGQIIPVYGFGILLYILYIIFKITSKGKTTQPHENRFPAVRSENLKRKISDFELNQLQERLKETEEVMERIVSRAQAQCGSPERRAPVSAAQEEALLLQLREITRVMQEGQLMEGFSPEQKTTDLNYEHYVEDYPDGTVYPEELMNEWHQHCCRSHFHQSSKVHCRKDGDVAGEMEGEIDKEMDREMDKDRGETCADGGNRQDGEHVHNDFDEDYVYNEEDVSTEGCDEDEEVAGEMMKGLEAADDKTVHKLSPEREVLVWNTSISGSRLIRRKTKTEAVEVTERPE; from the exons ATGCCGGCGGTCCTGCAGCTCGCGCTGCTGTCGGTGGTCGCGCTGTGCGTGGCGCTGCTGCTGCAAAGAGCCGGAGtcaataacagcagcagcagccaggaGAGCAAAGCTAAGG GGCCTGCAGGACATTTCCCTCCAATGCTCCACAGGAAGGTGGCTCCAGAGCCTGCTCGGGCGTCTGGGGGGCATTTTTCCCGGGCTCATAACCCTGAGGCCATCGCCAGAGCAAAGGGTGGTACGGCAGCAGGAGGCAAGTCCAACCTGGCGGGACAGATCATTCCAGTCTATGGATTTGGGATTCTTCTGTACAtcctttacattatttttaag ATCACCTCTAAAGGGAAAACGACCCAACCACATGAGAATAGGTTTCCTGCTGTGAGATCAGAAAACCTGAAGAGGAAAATTT cTGACTTTGAGCTCAACCAGCTTCAGGAGAGGCTGAAGGAGACGGAGGAAGTGATGGAGAGAATAGTGTCCAGAGCCCAGGCTCAGTGCGGAAGTCCAGAAAG GAGGGCTCCTGTCAGTGCAGCCCAGGAGGAGGcgctgctgctccagctcagggAGATCACCCGGGTCATGCAGGAGGGCCAGCTAATGGAAGGGTTTTCCCCAGAGCAGAAGACTACAGACCTCAATTATGAGCATTATGTGGAAG attACCCTGATGGGACAGTCTATCCCGAGGAGCTGATGAATGAGTGGCATCAGCACTGCTGTAGAAGCCATTTCCATCAGTCCAGTAAGGTCCACTGCAGGAAGGATGGAGATGTGGCTGGAGAGATGGAAGGAGAGATAGACAAAGAAATGGACCGAGAGATGGACAAGGACAGAGGAGAGACATGTGCAGACGGAGGGAACAGGCAGGATGGGGAACATGTGCACAATGACTTTGATGAAGACTATGTTTATAATGAGGAAGATGTTAGTACTGAAGGctgtgatgaagatgaagaagtgGCTGGTGAGATGATGAAGGGCCTGGAGGCAGCGGATGACAAAACAGTTCACAAACTTTCACCTGAAAGAGAAGTTCTGGTCTGGAACACTTCGATCTCAGGCAGTCGACTGATAAGACGGAAGACCAAGACTGAAGCAGTCGAAGTAACTGAACGACCTGAATAA
- the psma1 gene encoding proteasome subunit alpha type-1 has product MFRNQYDNDVTVWSPQGRIHQIEYAMEAVKQGSATVGLKSRSHAVLVALKRAQSELAAHQKKILHVDNHIGISIAGLTADARLLCNFMRQECLDSRFVFDRPLPVSRLVSLIGSKTQIPTQRYGRRPYGVGLLIAGYDDMGPHIFQTCPSANYFDCKAMSIGARSQSARTYLERHMDGFSDCNLNELVKHGLCALRETLPAEQDLTTKNVSIGIVGKDMEFTIYDDDDVAPFLEGLEERPQRKVAQPADDAPPAASDEPMEH; this is encoded by the exons ATG TTTCGAAACCAGTATGACAATGATGTCACAGTTTGGAGTCCTcag GGGCGGATCCATCAGATCGAGTATGCGATGGAGGCGGTGAAGCAGGGATCTGCCACTGTGGGGCTCAAGTCACGCTCTCATGCTGTTCTGGTAGCTTTAAAG agAGCACAGTCTGAATTAGCAGCCCATCAGAAGAAAATTCTCCATGTTGATAACCACATTGGCATTTCTATCGCTGGACTGACCGCTGATGCCCGGTTGCTGTG CAACTTCATGCGTCAGGAGTGTCTGGACTCCAGATTTGTCTTTGACAGGCCTCTTCCAGTATCTCGCCTCGTCTCGCTCATCGGGAGCA AAACCCAGATTCCTACACAGCGGTACGGGCGCAGGCCATATGGTGTCGGGCTCCTGATTGCAGGTTATGAT GACATGGGACCCCACATCTTCCAGACCTGCCCCTCTGCTAATTATTTTGACTGTAAGGCCATGTCTATAGGTGCTCGCTCACAGTCTGCTCGCACGTACCTGGAGAGACACATGGACGGCTTCTCTGACT GTAACCTGAATGAGCTGGTAAAGCACGGTCTCTGTGCACTCAGAGAGACTCTCCCTGCTGAACAGGATCTCACCACCAAG AACGTCTCCATTGGAATTGTGGGGAAGGACATGGAGTTCACCATCTATGACGATGATGATGTTGCTCCTTTCCTTGAAGGATTAGAGGAGAGACCTCAGAGAAAG GTGGCTCAGCCTGCAGATGATGCTCCTCCAGCAGCATCTGATGAACCCATGGAGCATTGA